TGATGGCTTGGACGGACGTGAGGTCGGCGACGTCCTGCTGGACCGAGAGCTTCTGCTGGACTTCCTCGGGAAGTACTCCGAGGAAGTACGCGATGTTCTCCCATTCCACCGGACGTTGCAGGTGCCATTGGCCGGACTCCGAACCGACCCGTGCGAGGGGGCCGATGATCTTGCCGACGTGAAGGCTCCCGTCAACGATCGTGCACACGCCATCATCCGGCTTCATCCGGGATAGGAATATGTGGAACTCTTCGACGAGTCGTCGCCTCGCGCTGTACGGCGAGGTGGACGCCAAGGTCTCCTCCACGAGGCCGCGCAGGGCGTCCTTGCTCATGCCCTGCTCGAGACTCCCCCAATTGAACGGTGTCGCCTCCAGGGAGACGCATCCCTCTGTTAGCCACTTGGCCTGGAGGACGGCGAGCTCGTTTCCGTGCGCATGTGCCGCTCGGACGAGCCAGGTACGCCGCCGCCCCCACCCGTCCTGGGCAAGGTAGTCGCCGAGCGGATGTCCCTTCGAGGTCTTCCAGACCACTTGCCCGTTGGCGTTGCGGCCGAGAACGATCTCCGCGGCGGCCGATGCGGAGTTGCAGTCGATGTCCTTGCTGGCCTCCAAGCAGCCGGGCCACATCGTGGACGTCACCAGGGACTCATCGCTGATCAATGCCTCACGGCTCCGGTGTGAGGACGGATTGGTCCGGGGGAACCCCGGCGAGGTGTCGAGCCGTGCAGGTGACCCGGCGAGCACCCTGAACTTGTAGCTGCCGTTCAGCCCAACCTCTTCCAGCAGCCGCCCGCGCGCGACCGGGCCGCCGTTGGGCAGTCGGAGTTGAAACTCGGGATACGCGTCGGCCATCGGAGTCCTTCGTACTGCGGGTCAGCGGCGGCGGGGCGCGGCCAACCTAACACCGCCCTCCGACGGGTACGAGCCGCTTGCCCGGACGGAGTTCGGGGGCGTGCCGCGCGGTCCAAGGCCCCAGCGAGTCGTGCCCGTCGACGTAGCCTGGGACGCCGTCGGCTCAGGTTAGCCTGACGCCAGGAGACTTTTGGGCAGCTCTTCCTCTCGGCCGTCCGCGCGCTTCTACCGCACTGCGCGTTCCTTGGTGGCGTAACTGGTGTCGAAGAGCTGAAGACTCGCGTCCGCGAAGATCTTGGAGAGCCGCGACGCGCAGTCTTCCACGACGGTGAAGACCAGCTGGAAATCCGCCGAGTCACCAGGCAACACGGTTGACGGCGTTGGGCCGATGGGTGCTTATCCGCGGGCAGGTGCCCCGGGGAACCGGACCACGGCATCGGACAGATGGCGGAAGTTCAGTGCGACGGTTGTGAATGCTCAGCGGCTGCTTTCGCTCCGCGCGTGGCCTTCTCTCGGAGGTGCCGACAACGGCAACGTCGAGCGGCGCTGCACCGCGCCCGCCAGCGTCTTTGTGGGACAGGGCAGCTGGCCGTGGTTCGGTGAGTGAGGGCCAGACGCCGGAGGCGGTGCGGCGTCCAGACGACGGTTCGTGTGGGGTGGACGCGCGCGCCGTTCCGAGGTTGGCATGTGATGTGAAGGCGCACCGAAGTCAACCTCCGCAAGCACCGGTCGGGCAGCCGAAGCTCACCCGCAGAGGCGGGCGGCCGATGGAGCGGCGGCTCGCGGCGGGCCGAGTGGCGGGGTGGGGGCGGACGAGCCGGGGTCGGTTCTGGGCGCGATGGTGGGCGGCGGGCCGCCCGGGCAGGGCCAAGTGGACGGCCCGCCGCGTCTCGGCCTTGTGGGAGGCGGGGAAATAGTTGTAGACGGCCAGCGCGCCGCGCGGGCGGAGTCCACGGCGCTGCGCAGGTCCGCGCGGGAGACCCGGCGAGAACTTGAATTGTCGGCTGCGCTTCGTCCCCCGCTCATCCAGGAGCCGTTCATGCGCCGAGGGGCCGCCGTTTCCCGTGTGCAGATGGAACTCGGGGTACTCGTCGGCCATTGGACCCGGCAGGGACGCAGGTCGAGATGCTCGAGGGGGTGGGCCCATGGTTGTGTGAGTTTGCGACGGGTGTTAGCCGACGCTGCGGATTCCAGGTGGAGAGGAGGCATCGTGCCGAAGACCGTCCAGTTGAGGACGTACACGATCAGGGAGGGCCTGCTCGAGGAGTGGGCGGCCAGATGGCGGGAGTCGGTGGTGCCGCTGCGGTTGAAGCTGGGATTCGGGATCGGGGGTGCCTGGCTCGATCACGAGCGCAGCCGGTTCGTGTGGGTGATCTGGTACGAGGGGGAGGAGACGTTCGAGGAGGCGAACCAGCGGTACTGGGCGTCGCCGGAGCGGGAGGCGATGGGGCTGGACCCGTCCGAGTACCTGGTCGATCGCGACGTGCGGGTGGTCGAGCAGGTCTACTGATCGGGCTCGGGGAGAAGGTGGGCCAGGCGTTCTTCCTGCGCGAGCGGGCGGAACACGCGGGTTCCGGCCTTGGATTTCAGGGCGTCGAGGTCGACGTCGAAGGGCCAGAGCCGGGCGGTGCCATCGAAGGAGGCGGAGATGACGGTCTGGCTGTCCGGGGTCCAGGTGACGGAGACGACCGGGCCGCGATGGACACCGATGACGCCGATCTCGGTGTAGGTCCTGCCCGCCCACAGACGGACGGTGCGGTCGTAGGACGCAGTGGCGATCATGAAGCCGTCGGGTGACCAGGCAACGCCAGCGACGCGGGCCTCATGGGCGTCGAGGACGGCCAGTTGCTCGCCGGTGGTGGTGTCCCAGACGCGAGCGGTTCCGTCGGCGGAGCCGGTGACGACCCGGCGCGCGTCGGGGGACCAGGCGATGTTGTCGACCCAGTTGGCGTGGCCGTGCAGCGTCACGGCTTCGCCGGGGTCATGGACGTTCCAGATGCGGGCGGTGCGGTCATCGGAGGTGGAGCCGAGGTGCGCCCCGGTGGGCGACCAAGCGAGACCAACGACCCAGTCGTGGTGACCGGCCAGGCGCTCGGTGGATTCGTGGTCGCCGCGGGGGTGGATGACGATGGTGCGGTCGTGCCCTGCGGTTGCGAAGGTGTCCGAGCCGGGACGCCAGGCCACGGCCTCATGAATGTCGCTGCTGGGGATTCGGTCGCCGGAGATGTCACCAGGAGAGGCTTCGTCCAGCCTCCACAGACCGATCGTGCGGTCGCTGGAGCAGGAGAGCAGCATCGTGCGCCCCTCCACGCTGGCCCAGGCGAGATCGTGGACGGTGTCCCGGTGGTCGGTGATCACGGCGTGAAGGGTGCCGTCGGCGGCGTCCCAGATCCGGATCGTCGCATCGTCACCAGCCGTGGCGATCAACCGTCCGGACGGCGTGACCGCGGCGGCGCGGACGGGGCCGCGATGGCCGGCCAGTTGGAGACTCTCGGCGCCCTTGGGGGTGACGTCCCAGATGCGGGCGGTGGTGTCGGCCGAGCCTGTGGCCAGATGCGCGCCGTCGGGTGACCACACGACGCCCCACACGTCGTCGGTGTGGCCGCGGAGGGCAAAGATCTCCTCGCTGGTCCGCGGGTTCCAGACGCGGGCGGTGTTGTCGCTGCCGCAACTGGCCAGGTAGGTGCCATCGGGTGACCACGCCACATTCCACACCCGGGTCCCGTGGCAGCGGATGAGCCCGGTCTGTGCTGAGGAGCGGACGTCCCAGATGCGCATGGTGCCGTCGCCTCCGGCCGACGCGACGAAGGCTCCATCAGGGGACCAGGCGACACCTTCCACGAAGTCCTGGTGGCCGTGGAGCACCGTGGCCGTGCCCGTGGCGAGATCCCAGATCCGGACGGTCCTGTCATGGGATCCGGTGGCCAGGAGGTTGCCGCTGGGCGAGAAGGCGATGCCGAGGATGTTGTCGGTATGGCCGTGCAACTCGGTCACGGGTTCGTAGGTGTCGGCCCGCCAGATGCGCACCACCCGGTCGCGGGCCCCAGCGGCGATCTGGCTTCCGTCCGGTGACCAGGCGACGGTTCGCACGACGTCGGTCGCGCCCGCCAGCACAGCCAGCGTGCGGCCGGTGGCGGTGTCCCAGACGCGGACGGTGTGGTCGCGGGAGGCGGTGGCGATGCGGCGGGCGTCCGGCGCCCAGGCGACCATCTCCACCATGCCGCGGTGGCCTTCCAGCACGGCGGTAGTGGAGCCGGTGGTCGCGTCCCACAGCCGGCAGGTGCCATCGCGGGACGCGGTGGCGATCAAGGCCCCATCGGGCGACCAGGCGAGGTTGCGGACCGCGTCGGTGTGCCCGTCCAGCACGTGGGTCAGGTGGCTGAAGGCCAACGCCGCCATGAGCGCGCGTGTGGCGGCCGGTGTCGGCGGGCACTCCGAAAGCGCTGCCGCGGCCAGCAGGATCGCCAACTCGGGGTACTGCTCGGCGTTGGCCAGGACGTACTGGCCGATCCCCTCCGACACGCGTCGCAGGAACGCCAGGTCGCGCCGTTTGGACGCCTCGATGAACGCGCGGATCTCGCCGCTGTCCTGCCCGGCCGACTCCAGGCCTTCCAGCCACTGCAGCGCGAGTTGGAGTCGCTCGCCGGTCAGCAGGTAGTCGACCTTGTGACCGGCCTGGCGCCAGTCCGCGGCCCATCGTTCCAGCTCGGCGCGGCGCCGCAGCAGCTCCGCCCGTGCCTCCACCTCCTGGCGCAACGGCGCCCACTGGCGGAACAGCGCCTCATGCGCGACCTGCGCGATGGGCGTTCCCTCCCACACGTCGGTGACCAGGAGCCGGGCCTCCACGAATGCGGTGACGACGCGTCGCTCGTCCTCGCTCAGATCGTCCAGGACGACGCGGCGGCGGGTGGCCTCGGTCCCTTCCGTGGTGACGAACTTGAACAGCACCGCCAGGATCGGCTCGATGCCCTCGTCTCCGCGCAGCGCGGTGACGAGCTGGTCGGCCTGCCGGGACAGCGCGCCCGCGACTCCGCCGAGCCGGCGGTACGCGTCGAACGTGGCGACCTTCCCGCGCCCGGACGCGAAATACAGCTCCTGCAGCAGATAGGCCAACAGCGGCAGTGCATCGGCTGTCCCGGTGTCCTCGACGATCCTGGTGACCAGGCCAGGCTCGAACCGCAGCCCGGCCAGCGCGCCCGGTGCCTCAACCACCGTCACGAGTTCGGCCCGCGTCAACGCGCCGAGCGCTATGGGGCGAGCGAACAGTGCGGCATGGCCGGTCTCCAGGAAGGAGCGCAGGAACTCGATGCGGACCGTCGCCACCACCCACAACCTGGAATCGGCGCGCAACGCCGCCGACAGCGCCGACAGGAACAGGTCCCGCTGGTCGGATCCAGCAAGCGTGAACAGCTCCTCCAACTGGTCGACGGTGATGAGGACGCGGGCATCGCGCCGCCCCGACCGTCGCCGCGCCTCTGCGACCAGCTCGGCAAGCGCGGACGGCGCCCCTCGCAACCGTTCTGCGTCCCGAGCGTTGCCGAACGTCGTCGCCAACGCAGCCATCGGATCGGACCCCGGCGTCAGTACCGGCTGCACCAGCCAGCGGCGCCCGCGCAACCTGGGGATCAACCCCGCCTGAACCATGGAGGACTTACCGCTCCCCGAAGCCCCGGCGACGACCACGAACCGCTCGCCGTCGCGCTGGTACAGCTGACGGAGCAGCGTGCTCACCGGCTCGTCCCGTCCGAAGAACACCGCCGCCTCGTCCTCGGCGAACGCCTCCAGCCCCGGATACGGAGTGCGTCCCGGATCCCACTCGCGCTCCGGCGCCCGCGGCGGGTTCTCCAGCCGCGCCGACACCGCCGTCAGGACGATCAACGCCAGGATCAGCACCCCGAGCCCGGGAACGGCGATCTTGCGCAGCAGATCCAGCGGCAGCGGCGCGTCGTCGCCCCCGGTCGCGTAGTTCGTCAGGATGCCCAGAAGGGCGAGCACGACCACGAGCAGGACGTTCAACGCGATGTTCAAGCGGGGCCTCATACGCCGCACCACCGGCACGCCTCGCCCATCCCGCTACCCACGCCAGTCCCACCCGTCCCCGGACACGGCCTGATCTTCTTCAATAATCGAGCGGAACGCCATTGCCGCAAGGGGAAGGCGATGATGAAGGTTCGACCCGGACGACTGCGGTCCTGGACGCCCGGGCTAAGCGCTGCACGGAGTACGGCCAGGTCAGCCGTGCACACTCGCCAGCACGACGCGCTCGCCGCTGTTGCTGTGGGTTCGGCTTGCCTTGCGCCTAGTGAGGTTTTCGAGAGGCATTAGGCCAGTGTCGGACGCGCGGATGGACTTGTCAGCGGGCAGGTCCGCCCGGCTGCAGTTGCCTCTGGGGGAGGCGGACGGGCGTGGGTCTTGCCTGTGGGGACGGTGGGGTGCGGCGGGTCGTCCGGGTCGGGTGACGGGACGACTCGCCGCTGCACGGTAGTCAGGGCGGTGCTGGGTGGTCAGTGCGTGTCGGCGGCGGACTGGACGGCCGTCCGCAGGGCCGCGCGGGTCAGCAGGAGGACGGGGCCGTCCGGGTCCTTGCTGTCCCGCACCGCCACCACCGGCGCACCGGTCATCCCAGCCATGTCCGCCAGCTCGACGCATTCACCGCCGTTGCTCAGGCTTCGCTTGGCCTTACGCCACTTGGCCTTGTTCAGGTCCATCGTTCTTCGGCCACCTTCCTGATGAAGTCTCGCGACATGTCTGCCGGAAGCGCTCTGCTCCGGAGCTCAACCAGGACGCGTGAAAGTTCCGTGAGATCTGCGGGGTCGTCTGTCGTGAGCCCTCGTATAGCCGTCTCTATGTAGGCTATCTGGCTCATGTCGGCCATCGTAGCCAGGACGAAGCTGCTGCCGTTTCCTGGGTGTTCGCCACTTCCGATGATGACCTGGACCGTCACGTTGGGGCGCTCACCGAGGGCGATCAGGTGCTCAAGTTGCTCCTTCATCGTCTCGGCGGTACCGACCGGCCTGTACAGGGCTTGCTCGTCGACCAGGAGCGTTATCACCGGAGGGTTCTCCTGGCCGAGGATCTTCTGCCGCTCCAACCGCGCAGCTACTGCCTCTTCATTTCCCTTAAGGATCGCCTTGGCGTACGCCGCCGTTTGAGCCAGACCTGCTATGACGCAGAGCTGATAGCACGTCAACTCGACGGCGTCACCTTCGATCTGGGGCCAGTCGAACCAGATCGGTACGGGGTGACCGTCCTTGTTCAGGTCCTCCCACAAGCTGATGAGTGCGCCATCCGCCTCTAGGTAGTCGTCCACGATCTCGACGAATGATCGACTTGCGCGTCTCTTACCCGCCTCGATCCGGCTGACCTGTGCACCACTCAGGTTCGTCAAGTGCGCGATGGTCTCCTGCTTTG
The sequence above is a segment of the Actinomadura coerulea genome. Coding sequences within it:
- a CDS encoding NIPSNAP family protein, with product MPKTVQLRTYTIREGLLEEWAARWRESVVPLRLKLGFGIGGAWLDHERSRFVWVIWYEGEETFEEANQRYWASPEREAMGLDPSEYLVDRDVRVVEQVY
- a CDS encoding eIF2A-related protein; the protein is MNVLLVVVLALLGILTNYATGGDDAPLPLDLLRKIAVPGLGVLILALIVLTAVSARLENPPRAPEREWDPGRTPYPGLEAFAEDEAAVFFGRDEPVSTLLRQLYQRDGERFVVVAGASGSGKSSMVQAGLIPRLRGRRWLVQPVLTPGSDPMAALATTFGNARDAERLRGAPSALAELVAEARRRSGRRDARVLITVDQLEELFTLAGSDQRDLFLSALSAALRADSRLWVVATVRIEFLRSFLETGHAALFARPIALGALTRAELVTVVEAPGALAGLRFEPGLVTRIVEDTGTADALPLLAYLLQELYFASGRGKVATFDAYRRLGGVAGALSRQADQLVTALRGDEGIEPILAVLFKFVTTEGTEATRRRVVLDDLSEDERRVVTAFVEARLLVTDVWEGTPIAQVAHEALFRQWAPLRQEVEARAELLRRRAELERWAADWRQAGHKVDYLLTGERLQLALQWLEGLESAGQDSGEIRAFIEASKRRDLAFLRRVSEGIGQYVLANAEQYPELAILLAAAALSECPPTPAATRALMAALAFSHLTHVLDGHTDAVRNLAWSPDGALIATASRDGTCRLWDATTGSTTAVLEGHRGMVEMVAWAPDARRIATASRDHTVRVWDTATGRTLAVLAGATDVVRTVAWSPDGSQIAAGARDRVVRIWRADTYEPVTELHGHTDNILGIAFSPSGNLLATGSHDRTVRIWDLATGTATVLHGHQDFVEGVAWSPDGAFVASAGGDGTMRIWDVRSSAQTGLIRCHGTRVWNVAWSPDGTYLASCGSDNTARVWNPRTSEEIFALRGHTDDVWGVVWSPDGAHLATGSADTTARIWDVTPKGAESLQLAGHRGPVRAAAVTPSGRLIATAGDDATIRIWDAADGTLHAVITDHRDTVHDLAWASVEGRTMLLSCSSDRTIGLWRLDEASPGDISGDRIPSSDIHEAVAWRPGSDTFATAGHDRTIVIHPRGDHESTERLAGHHDWVVGLAWSPTGAHLGSTSDDRTARIWNVHDPGEAVTLHGHANWVDNIAWSPDARRVVTGSADGTARVWDTTTGEQLAVLDAHEARVAGVAWSPDGFMIATASYDRTVRLWAGRTYTEIGVIGVHRGPVVSVTWTPDSQTVISASFDGTARLWPFDVDLDALKSKAGTRVFRPLAQEERLAHLLPEPDQ
- a CDS encoding DUF397 domain-containing protein yields the protein MDLNKAKWRKAKRSLSNGGECVELADMAGMTGAPVVAVRDSKDPDGPVLLLTRAALRTAVQSAADTH
- a CDS encoding helix-turn-helix domain-containing protein, with amino-acid sequence MPSRRQRPRESPALVAFGRQLRRMREAKGAKQETIAHLTNLSGAQVSRIEAGKRRASRSFVEIVDDYLEADGALISLWEDLNKDGHPVPIWFDWPQIEGDAVELTCYQLCVIAGLAQTAAYAKAILKGNEEAVAARLERQKILGQENPPVITLLVDEQALYRPVGTAETMKEQLEHLIALGERPNVTVQVIIGSGEHPGNGSSFVLATMADMSQIAYIETAIRGLTTDDPADLTELSRVLVELRSRALPADMSRDFIRKVAEERWT